In Paramormyrops kingsleyae isolate MSU_618 chromosome 13, PKINGS_0.4, whole genome shotgun sequence, a single window of DNA contains:
- the LOC111843538 gene encoding calcium and integrin-binding family member 2-like has product MAYHYSTLACHSSLDPEQCEQNGGSSICYVLEANPFRNRIVESFSEDGLGNLSFNDFVDMFSVLSEMAPRQLKAIYTFKISDFNTDDFICKEDLEKTLTKLTRDDLIPVEINFVSEKAIKEADLDGDSKLSFADFENIISRAPDFLRTFHIRF; this is encoded by the exons ATGGCTTACCATTACTCTACACTAGCTTGTCATTCATCTTTGGACCCTGAGCAGTGTGAGCAGAATGGGGGCTCTTCCATTTGTTATGTTCTGGAGGCGAACCCGTTCCGAAATCGTATCGTGGAGTCATTTTCTGAGGATGGATTAGGCAACCTCAGCTTCAATGACTTTGTagacatgttttctgtgctcaGCGAAATGGCTCCCAGACAACTCAAGGCCATTTACACCTTCAAAATATCTG ATTTTAACACTGATGATTTCATCTGCAAAGAGGACCTGGAGAAAACACTGACTAAGTTAACCAGAGACGATCTGATACCTGTGGAGATAAACTTTGTATCTGAAAAAGCCATCAAGGAAGCAGACCTGGATGGAGACAGCAAACTCTCCTTTGCTGACTTTGAGAACATAATCTCTAGGGCTCCTGACTTCTTGAG AACCTTCCACATACGATTTTGA